The following coding sequences are from one Paenibacillus sp. FSL R5-0912 window:
- a CDS encoding ABC transporter substrate-binding protein, translated as MNVFKRLSAVSMIAGLSILTACGGNSASGNATAANGAATVPAANAAPASSAAPVSNEPVTIEFWYGLGGKLGENMESLIQKFNASQHEVIVKGIVQADYTETEQKLQAAIATGQVPAAVLSSNIDWARKGYFAAMDELIAGQPDFNQADFVQTFLSQGQVDGKQYFLPMYGTTQVMYYRKDAFEKAGIDASQIKTWEDLAAAAKKMTVTEGGKTSFYGWEPMWGSGNMIDAVLSKGGNILSEDGKSVTIDSPEWIETWDFFRQSIHEDKTMRIHSGGQGWEYWYKTIDDVMKGQAAGYTGSSGDQGDLDFSIVSAMEQPGWAGVGEGKPVAQAIMAGIPAKAGDAEQQAAMKWLAYFTNSENTAFWSINTGYISVRQSALEDPAFVTFSETNPQIKIPLQQASHASAPFQDPTGGKINDALTIAADKVQIENIPAAEALKEAQQTAQAALDKLK; from the coding sequence ATGAACGTATTCAAAAGGTTGTCTGCAGTATCCATGATCGCCGGACTTTCCATACTCACCGCCTGTGGCGGTAATTCTGCTTCGGGAAATGCTACGGCGGCTAACGGTGCAGCTACAGTACCTGCTGCCAATGCTGCTCCAGCCTCAAGCGCTGCTCCGGTCTCAAACGAACCGGTAACCATTGAATTCTGGTATGGACTCGGCGGCAAGCTAGGTGAAAATATGGAATCGCTCATTCAGAAATTCAATGCCTCCCAGCATGAGGTCATCGTCAAGGGCATTGTGCAGGCAGATTATACAGAAACCGAACAGAAGCTTCAGGCAGCGATCGCTACCGGGCAGGTTCCGGCAGCCGTGCTCTCCTCCAATATAGACTGGGCCCGCAAAGGCTACTTCGCAGCGATGGATGAGCTGATTGCCGGGCAGCCGGATTTCAATCAGGCGGATTTCGTCCAGACCTTCCTGAGCCAGGGCCAGGTTGACGGCAAGCAGTACTTCCTTCCGATGTATGGAACGACGCAGGTGATGTACTACCGTAAGGATGCTTTTGAGAAAGCCGGCATTGATGCCAGCCAGATTAAGACCTGGGAAGACCTCGCTGCAGCTGCCAAGAAAATGACCGTCACAGAAGGCGGCAAAACCAGCTTCTACGGCTGGGAGCCAATGTGGGGCTCCGGCAATATGATTGACGCTGTCCTCAGTAAGGGCGGCAATATTCTCAGTGAGGATGGCAAGTCAGTGACGATCGACTCTCCTGAATGGATCGAGACCTGGGACTTCTTCCGCCAGTCGATTCATGAAGACAAGACTATGCGTATTCACTCCGGTGGACAAGGCTGGGAGTACTGGTACAAGACGATTGACGATGTAATGAAAGGCCAGGCGGCCGGATACACCGGCTCCAGCGGCGACCAGGGCGATCTCGACTTCAGCATCGTCTCCGCGATGGAGCAGCCGGGCTGGGCCGGAGTCGGCGAAGGCAAACCTGTAGCCCAGGCGATCATGGCCGGTATTCCTGCCAAGGCCGGAGATGCCGAGCAGCAGGCCGCTATGAAGTGGCTGGCCTACTTCACAAACTCCGAGAATACCGCCTTCTGGTCAATTAATACCGGATATATTTCCGTACGCCAGTCCGCACTCGAAGATCCGGCATTCGTCACCTTCAGTGAGACTAATCCGCAGATCAAAATCCCGTTACAGCAGGCATCCCACGCCTCCGCTCCTTTCCAGGACCCTACCGGCGGCAAAATCAACGATGCCCTGACGATCGCTGCGGACAAGGTGCAGATTGAGAATATTCCGGCGGCTGAAGCTCTTAAAGAAGCGCAGCAAACCGCCCAGGCGGCGCTGGATAAACTGAAATAA
- a CDS encoding HAD family hydrolase, translating into MPTLITPHGEHSISAILFDKDGTLLEFVSLWGSWGECFLARFSRQLQQRGLEFPAQHLASLLGTVHDVNGRIIDYDRNGPLAMGTMSDLYAILSWQGYLLGLSWAESMELTDRCRQEADALMEQSKPVLPLPGLLHFLDECAAEGIPLAVVTADETAAAENHLRWLGIRGYFSAVIGTDQVERGKPFPDMALLACERLGIQPAEAAVIGDTNGDMRMAKAAGAAVAIGIAGNAAAGTAAAAATARVGAATSPAGANAAAIDRAAGSSRAADTRPVRTLLPDADCLVQSYAELGIGRIVR; encoded by the coding sequence ATGCCTACGCTCATCACCCCGCACGGGGAGCATTCCATATCCGCCATCCTGTTCGACAAGGATGGCACCCTCCTGGAGTTCGTCTCCCTCTGGGGCAGCTGGGGCGAGTGTTTCCTCGCCCGGTTCTCCCGGCAGCTCCAGCAGCGCGGCCTTGAATTTCCGGCGCAGCACCTGGCCTCGCTGCTCGGGACCGTTCACGATGTTAACGGCAGAATTATTGATTATGACCGTAACGGCCCCTTGGCCATGGGCACCATGAGCGATCTCTATGCCATTCTGTCCTGGCAGGGTTATCTGCTTGGCTTATCCTGGGCAGAGTCGATGGAACTGACTGACCGCTGCCGCCAGGAGGCGGATGCATTAATGGAGCAGAGCAAGCCAGTGCTCCCGCTCCCCGGCCTGCTGCATTTCCTTGACGAGTGCGCAGCCGAAGGAATTCCGCTGGCCGTAGTCACTGCCGATGAAACCGCAGCGGCGGAGAATCATCTCCGCTGGCTCGGCATCCGCGGGTATTTCAGCGCCGTGATCGGCACAGACCAGGTGGAGCGCGGCAAGCCCTTCCCCGACATGGCGCTGCTGGCCTGCGAACGGCTGGGGATACAGCCGGCCGAAGCTGCCGTGATCGGCGACACGAACGGCGATATGCGGATGGCCAAGGCTGCCGGGGCAGCTGTGGCCATCGGGATTGCCGGCAATGCGGCAGCCGGGACGGCAGCTGCTGCAGCTACGGCCAGAGTAGGTGCAGCCACCAGCCCGGCTGGCGCGAATGCAGCGGCAATAGACCGGGCTGCTGGCAGTAGCCGTGCGGCAGATACACGGCCTGTACGTACTCTTTTGCCGGATGCAGATTGTTTGGTGCAATCTTATGCGGAGCTTGGTATAGGAAGGATAGTTCGATGA
- a CDS encoding DMT family transporter — protein MRAEGALAWVFLAMAIVFELSGTLSMKLSHGFTRPWPSVLMFLFYGISFTSLNVALTSIKVGVAYAVWSGAGIILISVAGALFFEERLTFSSLLWVTVIVAGIVGLNISAKGH, from the coding sequence ATGAGGGCCGAGGGGGCCTTAGCCTGGGTGTTTCTCGCAATGGCAATTGTGTTCGAGCTCTCCGGAACCCTCTCCATGAAACTATCCCACGGCTTCACCCGGCCCTGGCCCTCCGTGCTGATGTTCCTGTTCTACGGGATCAGCTTCACCTCGCTCAATGTTGCCCTTACCTCCATCAAAGTTGGAGTGGCTTATGCGGTATGGTCGGGGGCAGGCATCATCCTGATCTCCGTGGCGGGCGCGCTTTTTTTTGAAGAACGGCTGACCTTCTCCTCACTCTTGTGGGTGACCGTAATCGTAGCCGGCATTGTGGGCCTAAACATCAGTGCCAAAGGGCATTAG